One window of Marinomonas primoryensis genomic DNA carries:
- a CDS encoding ABC transporter ATP-binding protein, giving the protein MTYAIEISDLKKRYEGGFEALKGIDLKVEKGDFFALLGPNGAGKSTTIGILCSLVNKTSGKVSIFGTDIDKDFASAKKHLGVVPQEFNFNVFETVFNVVATQAGFYGISKSVAAQRAEKYLKQLDLWDKKDVQSRMLSGGMKRRLMIARALVHEPDVLILDEPTAGVDIELRRSMWEFIKTLNEQGTTIILTTHYLEEAEQLCRNIAIINDGEIVENTSVKALLKTLNQETFILDLDSNLPDGWLLPGFGVVLSKDASSIEVEVVKGQSINTIFKALDAISVNVVSMRNKSNRLEELFVKLIKG; this is encoded by the coding sequence ATGACATATGCAATCGAAATTAGTGACCTTAAAAAGCGCTATGAAGGCGGCTTTGAAGCATTAAAAGGTATTGATCTCAAAGTTGAAAAAGGCGATTTTTTTGCATTGCTTGGCCCTAATGGTGCAGGCAAATCGACAACGATTGGTATTTTGTGCTCTTTAGTGAATAAAACGTCAGGCAAGGTGTCTATTTTTGGTACGGACATTGATAAAGATTTTGCTTCTGCGAAAAAGCACTTAGGAGTTGTGCCTCAAGAATTTAATTTTAATGTTTTTGAGACCGTATTTAATGTTGTGGCGACTCAAGCTGGCTTTTATGGAATCAGTAAGTCCGTGGCAGCTCAGCGTGCAGAGAAGTATTTAAAGCAATTGGATTTGTGGGATAAAAAAGACGTTCAGTCTCGTATGCTGTCAGGCGGAATGAAGCGACGATTAATGATAGCGAGGGCGCTGGTTCATGAACCTGATGTGCTTATCCTAGATGAGCCCACAGCTGGTGTTGATATTGAATTACGCAGATCCATGTGGGAATTTATAAAAACCCTAAATGAACAGGGAACGACCATTATTCTGACAACCCATTATTTGGAAGAAGCAGAGCAATTATGTCGAAATATCGCCATTATAAATGATGGTGAAATTGTAGAAAACACCAGCGTAAAGGCTTTATTAAAAACGCTGAATCAAGAAACATTTATTTTGGATCTTGATAGTAATCTTCCTGATGGTTGGCTTTTGCCTGGTTTTGGTGTGGTGCTAAGTAAAGATGCCAGCTCTATTGAAGTTGAAGTGGTAAAAGGGCAATCGATTAACACTATTTTCAAAGC